The Indicator indicator isolate 239-I01 chromosome 30, UM_Iind_1.1, whole genome shotgun sequence genome has a window encoding:
- the RAD51C gene encoding DNA repair protein RAD51 homolog 3: MQRDVGSLPLAPALRARLVAAGFQTAQELLETGPCGLSKEIGISKEEALEALQLVRQECHGDAPRTTGGSGTTRKCTALELLEEEQAQGFIITFCSALDNILGGGVQITKITEICGAPGVGKTQLCMQLAVDVQIPECFGGVAGEAVFIDTEGSFMVDRVVDIATACVQHCQLIAEAHQEEDHLKAMETFSLESILSHIYYFRCHDYTELLAQVYLLPDFLSDHSKVRLVVVDGIAFPFRHDFEDLSLRTRLLNGLAQQLIIIANDHKSAVVLTNQMTTRIGQSQSTLVPALGESWGHAATVRLIFHWDNSQRLATLYKSPSQKESTIPYHITVSISLGMEVQRWDKIEQCFLAIEVISASWLPRCAASSCHSECTRY; the protein is encoded by the exons ATGCAGCGGGACGTGGGCAGTTTGCCGCTGGCTCCTGCGCTCCGGGCTCGGCTTGTCGCCGCTGGCTTCCAGACGgcgcaggagctgctggagactgGTCCCTGCGGACTGAGCAAAG AAATTGGGATCTCCAAAGAAGAAGCACTGGAAGCATTGCAGCTTGTGAGGCAGGAATGTCATGGGGATGCACCAAGGACTACTGGGGGATCAGGCACCACCAGAAAGTGCACAGCACTGGAACTTCTGGAAGAAGAGCAAGCTCAGGGCTTCATCATCACCTTTTGTTCAGCACTAGACAATATTCTGGGAGGTGGTGTCCAGATAACAAAAATCACTGAGATCTGTGGAGCGCCTGGCGTGGGGAAAACACAGCTATG TATGCAATTGGCAGTAGATGTACAGATCCCTGAATGCTTTGGGGGTGTAGCTGGAGAAGCTGTGTTCATTGACACTGAAGGAAGTTTCATGGTAGACAGAGTAGTGGATATTGCCACTGCCTgtgtgcagcactgccagctcattgCTGAAGCTCACCAAGAAGAAG ATCATCTGAAAGCTATGGAGACTTTCTCTCTCGAAAGTATCCTTTCTCACATATATTACTTTCGTTGCCATGACTACACAGAGCTTCTTGCACAGGTCTACCTCCTGCCAGACTTTCTTTCAGATCATTCAAAG GTCCGGCTGGTGGTAGTTGATGGAATTGCATTTCCTTTTCGCCATGACTTTGAGGACCTCTCCCTTCGAACCAGGCTTTTGAACGGCCTGGCACAGCAGTTGATCATCATTGCCAACGATCATAAATCTGCA gtagtTCTGACAAACCAAATGACAACAAGGATTGGACAGAGCCAGTCCACATTGGTACCTGCTTTAG gagaaagctggggacatgCTGCTACTGTCCGTTTAATCTTTCACTGGGACAACAGTCAGAG GTTGGCAACGTTGTACAAATCCCCAAGTCAGAAGGAGTCAACCATACCCTATCACATCACAGTTAGTATTTCTTTGGGGATGGAGGTACAGAGATGGGACAAAATT GAACAGTGCTTCCTAGCCATAGAGGTTATTAGTG CCTCATGGCTTCCGAGATGTGCAGCCTCCAGCTGTCACTCAGAATGCACAAGATACTGA